From one Lineus longissimus chromosome 3, tnLinLong1.2, whole genome shotgun sequence genomic stretch:
- the LOC135484477 gene encoding transmembrane protein 62-like isoform X2: MSSTRCILLVFMILILSAFILSYFKDVIHVDIDRSPSSHKRSASAPFPDDQFDRIFWFIQITDIHISKFYDKERTNQLRKFCNNYLDTLKPDLVLVTGDLTDAKHANTQGSEQFLEEWVTYWNILQESNALKKTLWLDVRGNHDSFNIPYIDHKDNYYNQYSNQGRKHKTSYHYIHKKPYGQYSFIAADACPDPGPKRPFNFFGVLSEPRLKVLQGFRQRASSSNTTIWMGHYPSSLIVTPEPGFRDLISSGSAYLCGHLHTLGGVMPQMFTMHKEGNLELELGDWRDNRIYRVMAIDHDLLSFIDVTFGQWPIILVTNPKNAAFVVPHHEPTGRMLRSSFIRTLVWSDSEIEKVDISINGQHHGQARHVKGPLYVLEWNPSMFSEGLHALSVTALDVNGKKQTVDQQFSLDNTDVGFRLLPRVLLMSDVSFVVKYVFVAVWLLAVVPLILFRVLGKISVPMQYSGSLVRFVKTVLNRTHLIANTNCLFYPLVLHAVYLAVGPWFIGYVLDDYIGVCFVYGIYVKGQILPMYITYVVGIVQLLTFNIPLTHYLGYCLDYRLTRVEKDHVVGKNLFTTCLLSFHYHWAFYLIIGFETFLAVHGFYLAYGTIAFLIGPVRTWSVFFALYLRWKVMRVTKDLHGQSVTNGTAESCR, translated from the exons ATGAGTTCCACGCGATGCATTTTGTTGGTATTCATGATTCTGATTCTCAGTGCTTTCATTCTGTCCTACTTCAAGGACGTGATTCACGTGGATATCGACAGGAGCCCATCAAGTCACAAGCGGTCTGCTTCAGCTCCGTTTCCAGACGACCAGTTTGACAGAATATTTTGGTTTATTCAG ATCACTGATATCCACATAAGCAAATTCTATGACAAAGAAAGAACGAACCAACTTCGCAAATTTTGCAACAATTACCTTGACACGTTAAAGCCAGATCTTGTGCTAGTTACGG GTGACCTGACTGATGCCAAACATGCAAACACTCAGGGTTCTGAACAATTTCTTGAGGAGTGGGTAACGTACTGGAATATCCTGCAGGAATCTAACGCACTGAAGAAAACCCTCTGGCTTGATGTGCGAGGAAACCACG ATTCTTTCAATATACCATACATTGATCACAAGGACAATTATTACAA TCAGTATTCTAATCAAGGGCGTAAACATAAAACTTCCTATCATTATATCCACAAAAAGCCATATGGACAGTATTCCTTCATTGCTGCTGATGCCTGTCCTGATCCCGGGCCGAAAAGGCCGTTCAACTTCTTCGGTGTCCTGAGTGAG CCTCGATTGAAAGTATTACAAGGATTCAGACAAAGGGCATCCTCAAGTAATACTACCATATGGATGGGACACTACCCATCGTCTCTGATAGTCACACCGGAACCTGGATTCAGAGATCTAATCAG CTCTGGTTCTGCGTATCTGTGCGGACATCTTCATACACTAGGAGGTGTTATGCCTCAAATGTTTACCATGCATAAAGAGGGAAATCTTGAGTTGGAGTTGGGCGATTGGAGAGACAACAGAAT TTACCGTGTAATGGCCATCGATCATGATCTACTCTCCTTCATCGATGTAACGTTTGGGCAGTGGCCCATCATCTTGGTCACAAATCCTAAAAATGCAGCTTTTGTTGTTCCTCATCATGAACCGACTGGTAGGATGCTTAGGTCATCTTTCATCAG AACTCTGGTTTGGTCTGACAGTGAAATTGAAAAGGTGGACATCTCAATTAATGGTCAACACCATGGCCAGGCTCGGCATGTCAAAGGCCCACTCTATGTTCTTGAGTGGAATCCAAGCATGTTTAGTGAAGGTCTCCATGCCCTGTCTGTCACGGCTCTT GATGTTAATGGGAAGAAGCAAACTGTAGATCAACAATTTTCTCTCGATAACACTGATGTTGGATTTAGACTGCTTCCCAGAGTTTTGCTAATGAGTGATGTCTCTTTTGTG GTGAAATATGTGTTTGTTGCTGTTTGGCTGCTGGCTGTAGTTCCCCTCATACTCTTCAGAGTTTTGGGGAAGATTTCAG TGCCAATGCAGTATTCTGGTTCATTGGTGCGCTTCGTCAAGACAGTGCTCAACCGTACACACCTGATAGCTAACACAAACTGCCTCTTTTATCCACTCGTGCTACATGCTGTATATCTCGCTGTTG GTCCATGGTTCATTGGTTATGTTCTTGATGATTACATCGGTGTCTGCTTCGTGTATGGTATCTACGTGAAGGGTCAGATTCTTCCCATGTACATAACATATGTTGTTGGTATCGTACAG ctGTTAACTTTCAATATTCCTCTCACCCACTACCTTGGCTACTGCCTGGACTACAGGTTGACAAGAGTGGAGAAAGACCATGTAGTGGGCAAAAACCTATTTACAACATGCCTACTTTCATTCCACTATCATTGGGCTTTCTACCTTATAATTGGTTTTGAGACATTCCTTGCAGTTCATGGATTCTATCTTGCTTATGGAACAATTGCATTTTTGATAGGGCCAGTGCGTACATGGTCAGTGTTTTTTGCTTTATATTTGCGGTGGAAGGTGATGAGGGTTACCAAAGATTTACATGGTCAATCTGTGACGAATGGTACTGCTGAGAGCTGCCGATAA
- the LOC135484480 gene encoding uncharacterized protein LOC135484480 has protein sequence MGNAGTVLARGNITIANETADDVHIKGEVWTDDKSEKRTNWFSSAIEPDSDETRSIAFMAKRAHKLIFSIEGSPSKLQVWITDEKRVDSTKISWIIVEEGGYLKAKSAKNGKVISSVKLK, from the exons ATGGGGAACGCCGGAACAG TGTTGGCGCGTGGTAACATTACCATTGCGAATGAAACGGCTGATGATGTCCACATAAAAGGCGAGGTTTGGACAGATGATAAGTCGGAAAAAAGGACCAATTGGTTCTCATCGGCAATTGAGCCAGACTCGGACGAAACCAGGTCCATTGCGTTCATGGCAAAACGGGCTCATAAGCTCATATTTTCCATTGAAGGGAGTCCTTCCAAGTTGCAGGTTTGGATAACTGATGAGAAACGTGTGGACAGCACAAAGATATCCTGGATTATTGTGGAGGAAGGTGGCTACCTTAAGGCCAAGAGTGCGAAGAATGGAAAGGTGATCAGCTCGGTCAAGCTGAAGTGA
- the LOC135484477 gene encoding transmembrane protein 62-like isoform X1, translating to MSSTRCILLVFMILILSAFILSYFKDVIHVDIDRSPSSHKRSASAPFPDDQFDRIFWFIQITDIHISKFYDKERTNQLRKFCNNYLDTLKPDLVLVTGDLTDAKHANTQGSEQFLEEWVTYWNILQESNALKKTLWLDVRGNHDSFNIPYIDHKDNYYNQYSNQGRKHKTSYHYIHKKPYGQYSFIAADACPDPGPKRPFNFFGVLSEPRLKVLQGFRQRASSSNTTIWMGHYPSSLIVTPEPGFRDLISSGSAYLCGHLHTLGGVMPQMFTMHKEGNLELELGDWRDNRIYRVMAIDHDLLSFIDVTFGQWPIILVTNPKNAAFVVPHHEPTGRMLRSSFIRTLVWSDSEIEKVDISINGQHHGQARHVKGPLYVLEWNPSMFSEGLHALSVTALDVNGKKQTVDQQFSLDNTDVGFRLLPRVLLMSDVSFVVKYVFVAVWLLAVVPLILFRVLGKISGNIRRYSVAYFAMIVFRLAILMEFMERKRVPMQYSGSLVRFVKTVLNRTHLIANTNCLFYPLVLHAVYLAVGPWFIGYVLDDYIGVCFVYGIYVKGQILPMYITYVVGIVQLLTFNIPLTHYLGYCLDYRLTRVEKDHVVGKNLFTTCLLSFHYHWAFYLIIGFETFLAVHGFYLAYGTIAFLIGPVRTWSVFFALYLRWKVMRVTKDLHGQSVTNGTAESCR from the exons ATGAGTTCCACGCGATGCATTTTGTTGGTATTCATGATTCTGATTCTCAGTGCTTTCATTCTGTCCTACTTCAAGGACGTGATTCACGTGGATATCGACAGGAGCCCATCAAGTCACAAGCGGTCTGCTTCAGCTCCGTTTCCAGACGACCAGTTTGACAGAATATTTTGGTTTATTCAG ATCACTGATATCCACATAAGCAAATTCTATGACAAAGAAAGAACGAACCAACTTCGCAAATTTTGCAACAATTACCTTGACACGTTAAAGCCAGATCTTGTGCTAGTTACGG GTGACCTGACTGATGCCAAACATGCAAACACTCAGGGTTCTGAACAATTTCTTGAGGAGTGGGTAACGTACTGGAATATCCTGCAGGAATCTAACGCACTGAAGAAAACCCTCTGGCTTGATGTGCGAGGAAACCACG ATTCTTTCAATATACCATACATTGATCACAAGGACAATTATTACAA TCAGTATTCTAATCAAGGGCGTAAACATAAAACTTCCTATCATTATATCCACAAAAAGCCATATGGACAGTATTCCTTCATTGCTGCTGATGCCTGTCCTGATCCCGGGCCGAAAAGGCCGTTCAACTTCTTCGGTGTCCTGAGTGAG CCTCGATTGAAAGTATTACAAGGATTCAGACAAAGGGCATCCTCAAGTAATACTACCATATGGATGGGACACTACCCATCGTCTCTGATAGTCACACCGGAACCTGGATTCAGAGATCTAATCAG CTCTGGTTCTGCGTATCTGTGCGGACATCTTCATACACTAGGAGGTGTTATGCCTCAAATGTTTACCATGCATAAAGAGGGAAATCTTGAGTTGGAGTTGGGCGATTGGAGAGACAACAGAAT TTACCGTGTAATGGCCATCGATCATGATCTACTCTCCTTCATCGATGTAACGTTTGGGCAGTGGCCCATCATCTTGGTCACAAATCCTAAAAATGCAGCTTTTGTTGTTCCTCATCATGAACCGACTGGTAGGATGCTTAGGTCATCTTTCATCAG AACTCTGGTTTGGTCTGACAGTGAAATTGAAAAGGTGGACATCTCAATTAATGGTCAACACCATGGCCAGGCTCGGCATGTCAAAGGCCCACTCTATGTTCTTGAGTGGAATCCAAGCATGTTTAGTGAAGGTCTCCATGCCCTGTCTGTCACGGCTCTT GATGTTAATGGGAAGAAGCAAACTGTAGATCAACAATTTTCTCTCGATAACACTGATGTTGGATTTAGACTGCTTCCCAGAGTTTTGCTAATGAGTGATGTCTCTTTTGTG GTGAAATATGTGTTTGTTGCTGTTTGGCTGCTGGCTGTAGTTCCCCTCATACTCTTCAGAGTTTTGGGGAAGATTTCAG GTAATATAAGACGATACTCGGTGGCTTATTTTGCTATGATTGTCTTTCGTCTGGCTATTCTTATGGAATTTATGGAAAGAAAACGAG TGCCAATGCAGTATTCTGGTTCATTGGTGCGCTTCGTCAAGACAGTGCTCAACCGTACACACCTGATAGCTAACACAAACTGCCTCTTTTATCCACTCGTGCTACATGCTGTATATCTCGCTGTTG GTCCATGGTTCATTGGTTATGTTCTTGATGATTACATCGGTGTCTGCTTCGTGTATGGTATCTACGTGAAGGGTCAGATTCTTCCCATGTACATAACATATGTTGTTGGTATCGTACAG ctGTTAACTTTCAATATTCCTCTCACCCACTACCTTGGCTACTGCCTGGACTACAGGTTGACAAGAGTGGAGAAAGACCATGTAGTGGGCAAAAACCTATTTACAACATGCCTACTTTCATTCCACTATCATTGGGCTTTCTACCTTATAATTGGTTTTGAGACATTCCTTGCAGTTCATGGATTCTATCTTGCTTATGGAACAATTGCATTTTTGATAGGGCCAGTGCGTACATGGTCAGTGTTTTTTGCTTTATATTTGCGGTGGAAGGTGATGAGGGTTACCAAAGATTTACATGGTCAATCTGTGACGAATGGTACTGCTGAGAGCTGCCGATAA